From a region of the Silene latifolia isolate original U9 population unplaced genomic scaffold, ASM4854445v1 scaffold_406, whole genome shotgun sequence genome:
- the LOC141639471 gene encoding uncharacterized protein LOC141639471: MEPFRQCVADCGVIDIAATGSLFTWNIKQKPEERFYSRIDRYLINKDWCNHMPDLYAHFLPEGLMDHTPCIVSSSKNSQRKHCFKYFNMWEGTKEFLPTVRSNWNKDLVGTSMFRLDKNLQNLKPALKRLNREGYNDIENSTSRLQKHVHDLQEQLGRNPTDLQLLNAEYEASQELKMLSIARDSYLAQKVKQFWMKEGNTNSAYFHGILKKRRNGNRVIMIEDMNGKMCDSPELVQAAFLEYYMQLLGTKQATTRIHRKIIDQGQNAGRSIVLAY; the protein is encoded by the coding sequence ATGGAGCCTTTTAGGCAGTGTGTGGCAGATTGTGGAGTCATTGATATAGCTGCTACAGGATCTCTTTTTACATGGAACATTAAACAAAAACCCGAGGAGAGATTTTATAGTAGGATTGATAGGTACCTGATCAATAAGGATTGGTGTAATCATATGCCTGATCTGTATGCTCATTTCTTGCCTGAGGGTTTGATGGACCACACTCCTTGCATTGTAAGTAGCTCTAAGAATTCCCAGAGGAAACATTGCTTCAAATACTTCAACATGTGGGAAGGCACAAAGGAGTTTTTGCCTACTGTTAGAAGTAATTGGAACAAGGATCTTGTAGGCACTAGCATGTTCAGGCTGGATAAGAACCTACAAAACTTGAAACCTGCTTTGAAAAGACTGAATAGAGAGGGGTATAATGATATTGAAAATTCAACCAGCAGACTCCAAAAACATGTCCATGACTTGCAGGAACAACTTGGAAGGAATCCTACTGATCTTCAATTGCTTAATGCAGAATATGAGGCCTCTCAGGAATTAAAAATGCTAAGCATAGCTAGGGATAGCTACTTGGCACAAAAGGTAAAGCAGTTTTGGATGAAAGAGGGGAATACAAATAGTGCTTATTTTCATGGCATTCTCAAAAAGAGAAGAAATGGGAATAGGGTGATCATGATAGAGGACATGAATGGCAAGATGTGTGACAGTCCAGAGCTTGTTCAGGCAGCATTCCTGGAGTACTATATGCAGCTTCTTGGGACCAAACAGGCCACTACTAGGATACACAGGAAAATTATTGATCAAGGACAAAATGCAGGGAGGAGCATAGTGCTAGCCTACTGA
- the LOC141639470 gene encoding uncharacterized protein LOC141639470, which translates to MKDKVMNSGYYMFDNKPVTVKSWTRDLEMKKEEVSSVPAWIKMHNLPLKFWGKGLPKITSLVGKYIKSDVATEEKTRLGYARVMAVLMVDQELPEKIKFKDENGTVIQIVVGYERRPVKCKKCMGMGHMEENCRKSDQKKMGQKPIQMVWRPVVKKASLPPPANPPGSMQGPIQNTYARTVTPVIKLVQWQRQEHNGGGYSSESFGAHSYKEVVSSPPRRSGGSTGHKTKIKSKVLKKAVNNFNNWCISTNNGHHNGGRIWILWQPQAVKVQFLEYNAQFIHIRVESLENRSVFYMTMVYAFNSIHDRAPLWDHLRRIASHVSGPWAIAGDFNCVISAA; encoded by the exons ATGAAAGACAAGGTGATGAACTCAGGTTATTATATGTTTGACAATAAGCCAGTGACTGTGAAATCCTGGACACGAGATTTAGAGATGAAAAAAGAGGAGGTAAGCTCAGTTCCTGCGTGGATTAAGATGCATAATTTACCATTGAAATTTTGGGGAAAGGGGTTGCCTAAGATAACTTCCCTGGTTGGCAAATACATCAAGAGTGATGTAGCTACTGAGGAAAAAACTCGGTTAGGTTATGCAAGGGTGATGGCAGTGTTAATGGTGGATCAAGAATTGCCAGAAAAGATAAAATTCAAAGATGAAAATGGCACTGTGATTCAAATTGTGGTAGGATATGAAAGGAGGCCCGTTAAGTGTAAAAAGTGCATGGGAATGGGACATATGGAGGAGAATTGCAGAAAGAGTGATCAAAAGAAAATGGGTCAGAAACCTATTCAGATGGTATGGAGACCAGTGGTGAAGAAGGCTTCTTTACCTCCTCCTGCTAATCCTCCTGGGAGTATGCAAGGTCCAATTCAGAACACATATGCTAGGACTGTTACTCCTGTTATAAAACTAGTTCAGTGGCAGAGACAAGAACATAATGGAGGTGGATACAGCTCTGAATCTTTTGGGGCACATTCATACAAGGAGGTGGTCTCATCTCCTCCTAGAAGAAGTGGTGGTTCAACTGGTCACA AAACTAAAATAAAGAGTAAAGTTTTGAAGAAAGCTGTAAATAACTTCAATAATTGGTGCATCTCAACTAATAATGGTCATCACAATGGTGGTAGGATCTGGATTTTGTGGCAACCACAGGCTGTGAAGGTTCAATTTCTAGAATATAATGCACAATTCATCCATATTAGAGTTGAATCTTTAGAGAATAGAAGTGTGTTTTATATGACAATGGTCTATGCTTTCAATTCTATTCATGATAGGGCTCCTCTATGGGATCATTTAAGAAGAATTGCTAGTCATGTTAGTGGTCCTTGGGCCATTGCAGGAGATTTTAACTGTGTTATATCAGCTGCTTAG